From the genome of Globicephala melas chromosome 14, mGloMel1.2, whole genome shotgun sequence, one region includes:
- the GINM1 gene encoding glycoprotein integral membrane protein 1 isoform X2: MMFYICQVRFVNCVQSFMELLIFLFISFLALSITENVKNENLENLEEKGYSGIVSVRILVHEWPMTSGSSLQLIVVQEEVVEIDGKQAQQKDVTEIDILVKNQGILRRSNYTLPLEESMLYSISRDSDILFTLPNLSKKGESVSSLQTTSQYLIRNVETTVNEDALPGKLPETPLRAEPPSSYKVMCQWMEKFRKDLCRFWCSVFPVFFMFLNVMVVGIIGAVIVITILKVLFPVCEYKGILQLDKVNVMPVTAVNLYPDGTEKTAENPEDKTCV; the protein is encoded by the exons ATGATGTTCTATATATGTCAGGTCAGATTTGTTAATTGTGTTCAATCCTTTATggaattactgatttttttgtttatttctttccttgccCTATCAATTACTGAGAATG tgaagaatgaaaatctggaaaatttggaggaaaaaggATATTCTGGAATTGTCAGTGTAAGGATTTTAGTTCATGAGTGGCCTATGACATCTGGTTCCAGTTTGCAACTAATTGTCGTTCAAGAAGAGGTAGTAGAGATTGATGGAAAACAA GCTCAACAGAAGGACGTTACTGAAATAGATATTTTAGTTAAGAATCAGGGAATACTCAGACGTTCAAACTACACCCTGCCTTTGGAAGAAAGCATGCTATACTCGATTTCCCGAGACAGTGACATTTTATTTACCCTTCCCAACCTCTCCAAAAAAG GAGAAAGTGTTAGTTCATTGCAGACCACCAGCCAGTATCTTATCAGGAATGTGGAAACCACTGTAAATGAAGATGCTTTACCTGGCAAATTACCTGAAACTCCTCTCAGAGCAGAGCCTCCGTCTTCGTATAAG gtgatgtGTCAGTGGATGGAAAAGTTCAGAAAAGATCTGTGCAGGTTCTGGTGTAGTGTTTTCCCAGTATTCTTTATGTTTTTGAATGTCATGGTGGTTGGAATTATAGGAGCAGTTATAGTAATAACCATCTTAAAGGTGCTTTTCCCAGTTTGTGAATACAA aggAATTCTTCAGTTGGATAAAGTAAATGTTATGCCTGTGACAGCTGTCAACTTATATCCAGATGGTActgagaaaacagcagaaaacCCTGAAGATAAAACATGTGTTTAA